GCGTTGTCAAAGCGTATGCCCTTTTCAAAGAATGCATGCGTCCTCGGCATGTATTCGCCTGCCGCGCGCTCACTTGTCCATGCAAGACCGTCCATGAGAACGTTCAGGATGAGACGGCGCTTTGTCCGGTGCTTCAGATATATAGGCGCACCTACGAGAAAGGGCTGTTCGCTTCTGATCCGCGTGGGACGCTCCATCCGCAGGAAGTGCCATTCCGACATCCCGCAGTTGATCTGCGCCTCCTTTTCCCCATCGCTTACGCGCAGCGAGCGCACGACATCCCCCGCAATCGGCACGATGACGGGTACATTATCGGGCGGCACGATCTCCGTATCCGTCGTCTCCTGCTGCACGCGGATGACATCAAAGTCGATGTTGTCATAGCCGCCCGGCTGGCTTCTCGCCTCCTGCAGCGCGTGGATGCGCATGGCAATCGTATGATAGTACAGCTCGTCGTTGTAAAGGCCTGCCCAGTAGGCGCCGGGGCCGTGCTCTCCCAAGAGATACTCGCCCAGCGGGACATGCAGCTCGAAATCGAGGCTGCCGTCGGCTTTTTCCGACAGGGGCAGATAATACCATGGCGCGGCGTTCACCGAGGAGAATGCTCTTGCCCATATCTCCTGCTCCTCTTCCTCACCGATCCTGACGGGACCGTCCAACTCTCTCCTGCGTGCCAGCAGATATTGAAAGAAGAGCGCTTCCTTCCGGCGGCCGAGCTTCGCATAGAGCACAACCAGGAGCTTCCAGATGCGCGACGAAAGCTGGCGGCGTACGTACGCCTCCTGCGCCTCCCGGAGTGCGAGCTCGTGCTCACCCAGCCGATGAGCGAGGACGGCCGTAAAGTAATGGGTCGCGGCCTCATCCGTACCCAAGCTCGCGTATCTCTCGATAAGCTCCGGGACATCCGCGAGTTCGCCGCCCCCTTCCGCCCAGTCCGAGAGTCTTTCATAGAGCTCCTCCGCCTCCCGTATGACCTGATCGATGTTTATCGCTTGTTCCGATTTTAATGTCATGTCTGTCCCCTTCGAGCCGTCTATGTATAAAGAGCCTTCATTTCGCTCATGCGCCTGCCCCTCTCGGAAAACATCTTTCCCCTGTCTTCGTAAAGTTGCCTCACCCTCGTCGTCCAGCCAGCGGGCGAACACCTCCCGATACGCCTGCTCCACGTCGCGCATATAGAGCTTTGCGTCCATGATATGAAACGCTTCCATCGTCTGCCGCAAATGCTGCCGCAGACTCTTGAGGCGCGCCGTGTCCCGCGCGAGACGTGCGGCGATCTCGATGTACTCCGCAGCACTCGACGCGACCAGCTCGGGCAATCGGACGTTCTCCAGGAGGCTCTTGCCGAAGCGGCTGCCATGACGGTCCCCCGCAAGCGTCACGACGGGCACGCCCATGTAGAGCGCGTCGCACGTCGTCCCGCCGCCCGGATACGGAAATGTATCAAGCGCTATATCGATTGCGTTGTACGCCTTGAGATAGTCCTCCGTGCGCCCCTCGAACATCACGCGGCCGATGTCTATGCCCGCCGATCGCAGCCGTTCACGGACGCAAGCGCATCCGTCTTCGCTGTCGAAGATATCCGCCTTCAAAAAGAGATGTGCGTCCGGCACTTCATTGAGTATCGCCGCCCATGTGTGGAGCACTTCATCGGTGACCTTGGAAAACGCGTTGAGCGAGCCGAATGTGACATATCCGTTCCGCGATGCCGGCAGCGTACCGACGCCGCACGCTTTCGCGGGCGCGTAGCAGAGGTGACTGTGCGGCAGTCTCAGGATTTGCTCGACGAAGTAAGCCTCCTCCCCCTCGGGGTCAAGGTGCACATCGCCGAGAACATAGTCCACGGCGGCGAGCCCCGTCGTATTGAACCAACCGATGCCCGTAATCTGAACAGGCACGGGCTTCCGTGCAAGTATCGGGAGCGCGCCGCCCGCCGTGTGCCCCGAGAGGTCGACAAGGATATCGATCTCATCCGCGTATATAATGCGGGCGGCCTCCTTCGGCGAGAGATCGGTCAGGACACGAAACGCGTCCGCATGCGCCGCGAACGTCTCCATCACGGGATTCGCCTCGCAGAGCGCGTAGCCGTACACCTCGAACGACGCTCTGTCGTATGATTCGAAGAAGGGATGCATAAAGCTCGCCACGATGTGCTTTCGAAAATCGGGCGATATGTACCCCACTCGAATCTTCTCGTGAGCTCGATGGCGATCCCTGTCGTGCGCATGGCACGGCACGCACCGAAAGAGTCGGCCGTAAGCGTGGATCGCCTTTGCGAGCGCCCGGCTGTCCGTCTCGTGATAGTGACGGGAGAAGAGATACGCGCCGTACATCCTCGCCTTATCGTCGCCCGTCGCGGCGCGGTACGCGAGATAGTCCTCTTCCGTCGCCTGCTCCGCCTCTCCGAGACTCCGATACATCGTGCCGCGCGCGTTGCGGATGAACGCTCTGTCCGCGCCGAACAGGGAGGCATCCTCGAGCGCTCGAGCGCTCTTTTCCAGCGCCGCTCGATACTGTCCGGCATCCGCCTCTTCTCTCGCGGCTAAAAAGAGCTGCCACCCGCCCAACGCGTCCATGTATATCTCCTTTCATCTCACATTTGATACCGGCTCGCGGCAGCTGCGGTTTCACGCGACCCCGTCAGCGCGGATTTAATCCTCCTCACACCTTAGAACAAGGCGATAGGCAGCCTCCAGGTCACGCATATAGGCTTTGCCGTCGAGCAGAGGCGTCTTCATCATCATCTGCCGGAGGTTTTTGTGCAGAATCGTGAGCAGCTCCTCGTCGCTCGCGAGGGCCACCGTCTTCTCCACATAGTCCGCGTCATCCGCCGCTATGAGCTCCGACAGTCCGAGGTTCATCATGATGCTGCGGCCGAACCGCTCGCCGTGCTTGTCACCCGCATAGACGACAAGAGGCACGCCCATGTAAAGGGCATCGAACGTCGTCCCTCCGCCCGGATAGGGCGACGTATCCAGAGCGACGTCGACCTCTCCATAGGCGCTGTACACGCCGTCCGTAAAGCCCTGATAGTCAAGCCGCGCCGGGTCGAAGCCGACGGCTGTGAGCCGCTCCTGCGCCTCAAGACATCCCTCCGGGGTATCAAAGCGCTTTCCCTTCAGGAAGAGGTGCGATCCCGGCATGCGGTCGAGAATTTGCTTCCATACGGTAAGCATTTCGTCCGTGACCTTTGCCCAGTTGTTGAAGCAGCCGAACGTGATGTATCCCTTTCTCCGTACGGGAGGGAGGAAGTACTCCGGCACCTTTGCCGCGTCCTCCCACGGCGTATAGCAGAGATGACTGCCCGACAAGATGAGCATCTTCTCCGTGAAGTCGGTATCCTTCCCGATCCCCGAGGGCTGCCCGCTAACGTATGTATCGCTCAGGAAGTAGTCCACGGCATCCAGCCCCGTGCTGTCAAAGTAGCCGATGCCCGATATCTGCACGGGCGCCGGCCTGTAGGCGAGCACGCCGAGCGCGTTCCCCGTCGAATGACCCGCGAGGTCCACGAGGATATCGAGATCATCCTCGCGGATGATGCGTGCCATCTCCGCATCGCTCCTGCCGGCAAGCGCTCGCCAGCGCGTGACTTGCGCCTCGATTAGTCTGGATGTCTCATCCTCCGTCTTGACCATATAGGCGTAGACCTCGAACGATGCGCGGTCATAATCGCGAAAGAGCACCTCCGCAAAGCGCATGACGATGTGGCTTCGAAGATCCGGAGAGATGTACCCGACGCGAATCTTATCCCGCCTCCTCTTTCCGCGCCTGTGCGTATACGGGACTACATCCGCGTACAGCTTCGAGTACTTGCTTGCCGGAGGGAGCTCCGGATGATCCTGCCAGCGAAAATAGTGGCGGCCGAAAAGATAGTTGGAAAATAGCGTCCTCTTATATACGACATTGTCCGTCGACGCATACGCAAAGAGCGCGTATGCCGTCCCCTGCTCGTGATCGCCCAGGCTGCGCCACGCCTTTGCCATATAGTGGAAAATCTGCGGCTTGTCCCCATCTTGAAAATGGGGCGACGCGATATACGCCTCGCCCTCTTCGATGAGTCTCTGGTATTGACCCGCAATGAGGAGATATCCCATGAGGAGCTCCGTATGGCGTCGGCTCTCGGGGAACTCCCGCTTCCAGATGTCGAGCCACAGCGAACCCATTTCAACGTCCTCGTAGTGGTTCGCGTAGAGCAGCACCGCCTCAAAGAACGACTCGCGTGCCTCCGGTATTGCCTCCAGCTTCTTGATGGCCTCCTGCGCGCCGCGGCGATCCCATGCCGTCATGCGCTCGGCGAAGATCCTCTCCCACTTCTCCTGCTCTTTTAATCTGCCTTTTGGGGACTTTTTCACAAACGTCATACGAACTCCTCATATTCCCAAGGCGTCATTCTTCCGCTCCTCGCTTTGAAGTCCGCCGCTCTCCCCGCTCTCTTTTGCAAGCATTTCGTTCTTCGCCGCCATGACAAGCGCATCCATCGCGCGCTCCAGCTCCGATGCCAGCACTTCCGACGCCTTCTCGTACGAGCCGACCGCCCAGTAGAGGAGAGCCGCTTCCTGCTCTTCCGCCGGAAGCTTTCTCATGTAGTAGGCGAGCACGGGAGAGGGACGAAACGCCTTTAGCTGAGCCACCAAGATTTCTAAATCCTTTTCAGAGGCATAAATCGCATTCAAAATTTCAATGATATCGACAGGCGGGGCATCCTGTATGGCTTTGTATACCTTTTGGAAAAGGCTCACATCTCTTGGAAAGCGCTTCAAGCCGTCCACATACGAAGACAGCGCCTCCATTGTCCGGCCTGCCGCGTCAAGGAGCCCGCCCCTGACGAGGCAGATCCGCGGCAGCCTGGATACGACACGATCCTCGCGTATCACCTGCTGCTCTTCCGCATAAAGAGCGTCGGCCTTTTCCATCCACTCTCTCGCCTTAGCGTAGTCTTTTTTTTCCCACGCTAAAATTGCGCGATCATAGGGAAAGATCGCCATGTCCGGGTAC
This portion of the Selenomonas sp. TAMA-11512 genome encodes:
- a CDS encoding sulfatase-like hydrolase/transferase; translated protein: MDALGGWQLFLAAREEADAGQYRAALEKSARALEDASLFGADRAFIRNARGTMYRSLGEAEQATEEDYLAYRAATGDDKARMYGAYLFSRHYHETDSRALAKAIHAYGRLFRCVPCHAHDRDRHRAHEKIRVGYISPDFRKHIVASFMHPFFESYDRASFEVYGYALCEANPVMETFAAHADAFRVLTDLSPKEAARIIYADEIDILVDLSGHTAGGALPILARKPVPVQITGIGWFNTTGLAAVDYVLGDVHLDPEGEEAYFVEQILRLPHSHLCYAPAKACGVGTLPASRNGYVTFGSLNAFSKVTDEVLHTWAAILNEVPDAHLFLKADIFDSEDGCACVRERLRSAGIDIGRVMFEGRTEDYLKAYNAIDIALDTFPYPGGGTTCDALYMGVPVVTLAGDRHGSRFGKSLLENVRLPELVASSAAEYIEIAARLARDTARLKSLRQHLRQTMEAFHIMDAKLYMRDVEQAYREVFARWLDDEGEATLRRQGKDVFREGQAHERNEGSLYIDGSKGTDMTLKSEQAINIDQVIREAEELYERLSDWAEGGGELADVPELIERYASLGTDEAATHYFTAVLAHRLGEHELALREAQEAYVRRQLSSRIWKLLVVLYAKLGRRKEALFFQYLLARRRELDGPVRIGEEEEQEIWARAFSSVNAAPWYYLPLSEKADGSLDFELHVPLGEYLLGEHGPGAYWAGLYNDELYYHTIAMRIHALQEARSQPGGYDNIDFDVIRVQQETTDTEIVPPDNVPVIVPIAGDVVRSLRVSDGEKEAQINCGMSEWHFLRMERPTRIRSEQPFLVGAPIYLKHRTKRRLILNVLMDGLAWTSERAAGEYMPRTHAFFEKGIRFDNAYTVAEHTYPSEPMVETGLHMHRSQIFDNGFPVRLAKEYQTLPEKAKAQGYYTTAPMSDGYGLYNGSHRGFDRMICSPRLTQPAYIAVERAMEQLEALRETDVYMFLHVTDPHIMPRYQFPLRLSVQTGLPWYEQGVLDGRDNLASVNTVGDPAYLKDNAVGIRRMDRALGELYDFVQENYDEEEYVIHAYSDHGLRIYGGDDGWYFSEGQASVAMLMRGAGIPALGSTNELVSLLDMHAVVSRSLDADWRGTDANLPAALGGAEREYVISNSIFPGQTYKLDIRTREYECRFETETPTRLDGTVDMRDASEIIYRKGTRERVEDPALSAYFWSIAWEHVRSFHHEG